One Halorientalis litorea DNA segment encodes these proteins:
- a CDS encoding S9 family peptidase gives MHDLERYLNVRSAYGASIGPEGTVAFLMNTTGTPQLWTLDEPGAWPEQRTFYDERVTFCTWSPERRELAFGMDEGGDEFTQLFRLDAGTGEVHPLTATPDAIHYWGGWSHDGDRIAFAANRRDESVFDVYVQGRDEQGDDARLVYEGDAWLSAVGWSPDDTRLLLSESRSSFDQDLSVLDIETGDRTHLTPGEDAARYASPSWGPDGEAVYCCTDRESDTLELVRIDCDTLETATVESGGQWNLDGIALDDETGRFAYSRNVDGYTELTVGELTGPTAYETVPAPALPDGVAGGVSFEPDADAFAVSASGRTTNTNVYVTEFGDSDAEQWTRASTAGIPPETFRAPELVHYESFDGREIPAYFTLPADAPEGETPVVVDIHGGPESQRRPSFSGLTQYLLSRGYAVFEPNVRGSTGYGRAYTHLDDVEKRMDSVRDVRAGAEWLTAHPAVDPGRLVAWGGSYGGFMVLSALTEYPDLWAAGVDVVGIANFVTFLENTGSWRREHREAEYGSLEEDRAFLESISPINSADSIAAPLFVLHGANDPRVPVGEAEQIAEEVAEQGVPVEKLIFEDEGHGLSKLANKIEAYTAVVEFLDTHV, from the coding sequence ATGCACGATTTGGAACGGTACCTCAACGTCCGAAGCGCGTACGGCGCGTCTATCGGACCCGAAGGCACAGTCGCCTTTCTGATGAACACGACCGGGACGCCACAGCTCTGGACGCTCGACGAACCGGGTGCGTGGCCCGAACAGCGCACGTTCTACGACGAGCGCGTCACGTTCTGTACGTGGTCGCCCGAACGCCGCGAACTCGCCTTCGGGATGGACGAGGGCGGCGACGAGTTCACCCAACTGTTCCGCCTCGACGCCGGTACCGGCGAGGTCCACCCGCTGACCGCGACGCCCGACGCCATCCACTACTGGGGCGGGTGGTCACACGACGGCGACCGCATCGCCTTCGCCGCGAACCGTCGCGACGAGTCCGTCTTCGACGTGTACGTGCAGGGCCGGGACGAGCAGGGTGACGACGCTCGGCTCGTCTACGAGGGCGACGCGTGGCTCTCGGCCGTCGGGTGGAGTCCCGACGACACGAGACTCCTCCTCAGCGAGTCCCGGTCGTCGTTCGACCAGGACCTCTCCGTGCTGGATATCGAGACGGGCGACCGCACCCACCTCACGCCGGGCGAGGACGCGGCGCGGTACGCGAGTCCCTCGTGGGGTCCCGACGGCGAGGCGGTGTACTGCTGTACGGACCGCGAGTCGGACACCCTCGAACTCGTCCGCATCGACTGTGACACGCTCGAAACGGCGACGGTCGAGTCGGGCGGGCAGTGGAACCTCGACGGCATCGCACTGGACGACGAGACGGGGCGGTTCGCCTACTCGCGCAACGTCGACGGCTACACCGAACTGACCGTGGGCGAGTTGACCGGTCCGACGGCGTACGAGACGGTCCCCGCCCCGGCCCTCCCAGACGGTGTCGCGGGCGGCGTCAGTTTCGAGCCGGACGCCGACGCCTTCGCCGTCTCGGCGTCCGGGCGGACGACGAACACCAACGTCTACGTGACCGAGTTCGGGGACAGCGACGCCGAGCAGTGGACGCGCGCCTCCACCGCGGGCATCCCGCCCGAGACGTTCCGCGCCCCCGAACTCGTCCACTACGAGTCCTTCGACGGCCGGGAGATACCGGCGTACTTCACGCTCCCCGCCGACGCCCCCGAGGGGGAGACGCCCGTCGTCGTGGACATCCACGGCGGCCCCGAGAGCCAGCGTCGCCCCTCCTTCTCTGGACTGACCCAGTACCTCCTCTCGCGGGGCTACGCCGTCTTCGAACCGAACGTCCGGGGGTCGACGGGCTACGGACGGGCCTACACACACCTCGACGACGTGGAGAAGCGGATGGACTCCGTGCGGGACGTGCGGGCCGGGGCCGAGTGGCTGACCGCCCACCCTGCCGTCGACCCGGGCCGACTGGTCGCGTGGGGCGGGTCCTACGGCGGGTTCATGGTGCTTTCGGCACTGACCGAGTACCCAGACCTCTGGGCCGCGGGCGTGGACGTGGTGGGCATCGCGAACTTCGTCACCTTCCTCGAAAACACCGGGTCGTGGCGGCGGGAACACCGGGAGGCCGAATACGGGTCGCTCGAAGAGGACCGCGCGTTCCTCGAATCTATCAGCCCCATCAACAGTGCCGACAGCATCGCCGCGCCGCTGTTCGTCCTCCACGGAGCGAACGACCCACGCGTCCCCGTCGGCGAAGCCGAACAGATAGCCGAGGAAGTCGCCGAACAGGGCGTCCCTGTCGAAAAGCTGATATTCGAGGACGAGGGACACGGGCTCTCGAAACTGGCGAACAAAATCGAGGCGTACACGGCCGTCGTCGAGTTCCTCGACACGCACGTCTGA
- a CDS encoding NAD(P)-dependent glycerol-1-phosphate dehydrogenase — translation MFEKSTWIRLPRNVVVGHGVLDQTVEAIDELHLTGRPLVVTSPTPREVAGDRVAEGFAAAGTDPAVTTVETASFGAVEGVVATAEEMDAGFLVGVGGGKAIDITKMAADELGLGFVSVPTAASHDGIVSGRGSVPEGDTRHSVAAEPPLAVVADTEVLAEAPWRLTTAGCADIISNYTAVKDWQLANRLKNVEYSEYAGALSQMTAEMLVENSASIKQGLEESAWIVVKALVSSGVAMSIAGSSRPASGAEHLFSHQLDRLAEDPGLHGHQVGVGSILTEYLHSGQRGEWVDIRDALASIDAPTTAADLGIDPETVIEALTTAHRIRDRYTILGDGVSEAAAREVARATGVI, via the coding sequence ATGTTCGAGAAGTCGACGTGGATTCGCCTGCCACGGAACGTCGTGGTTGGCCACGGCGTCCTCGACCAAACGGTCGAGGCCATCGACGAACTCCACCTGACGGGGCGGCCGCTGGTCGTCACGAGTCCGACCCCCCGGGAGGTGGCCGGTGACCGCGTCGCCGAGGGGTTCGCCGCGGCGGGGACCGACCCGGCGGTGACCACCGTCGAGACGGCCAGTTTCGGGGCCGTCGAGGGCGTCGTGGCGACGGCCGAGGAGATGGACGCGGGGTTCCTCGTCGGCGTCGGCGGCGGGAAGGCCATCGACATCACGAAGATGGCGGCCGACGAACTCGGCCTCGGGTTCGTCTCCGTGCCGACGGCGGCCAGTCACGACGGCATCGTCAGCGGGCGTGGGTCGGTGCCCGAGGGCGACACGCGCCACAGCGTCGCCGCCGAACCGCCGCTGGCCGTCGTCGCAGACACGGAGGTTCTGGCGGAGGCTCCGTGGCGGTTGACGACGGCGGGGTGTGCCGACATCATCAGCAACTACACCGCCGTCAAGGACTGGCAGTTGGCCAACCGGCTGAAAAACGTCGAGTACTCCGAGTACGCGGGCGCGCTCTCCCAGATGACCGCCGAGATGCTGGTCGAGAACAGTGCCTCGATAAAACAAGGACTCGAAGAGTCGGCGTGGATTGTCGTGAAGGCACTCGTCTCCTCGGGCGTGGCGATGTCCATCGCGGGGTCGTCTCGGCCCGCCAGCGGCGCGGAACACCTCTTCTCTCACCAGTTAGACCGCCTCGCCGAGGACCCGGGCCTGCACGGCCATCAGGTCGGCGTCGGGTCCATCCTGACGGAGTACCTCCACAGCGGCCAGCGCGGGGAGTGGGTCGACATCCGGGACGCGCTGGCGAGCATCGACGCGCCGACGACGGCCGCGGACCTGGGCATCGACCCGGAGACGGTCATCGAAGCCCTGACCACCGCACACCGCATCCGGGACCGCTACACGATTCTCGGGGACGGCGTGAGCGAGGCCGCCGCCCGCGAGGTGGCGCGGGCCACCGGCGTCATCTGA
- a CDS encoding CARDB domain-containing protein → MLALSVVAVGPAAADDGQTYHVQQGDRCIEFTPIAGDGDATSFYGYDGYRSLGTQALQRPDTSILLLHEAPDGTVSLVVVHDEVEADATGGAVSFTFEGMPTTGTWRVQDDTDGVDVGPSPDIWDVGGENQTVYWNWNPRWTDGGVFGPVGAGLDLRIVPGFNDDAVLGPGYAPGEVNRWHLLSGNRSNPTRHTLSMTDPIRIREGPCGSGADTNVATAADGGPVFPVFGIESAAMNRTTVPVGEPVAVSVAVENYAGVDREYRSLLRADMELLNSTTVPIPGESTRTVTHVVAFEETGTYQIRDESDYLGDIVVTPPPEPAANATAENSTVEVAVTHADPGTTLATALPAPNESVSARVGALELTVGTEVDHAELTVDHAAGPPNGTALAERDGHRLVEYVAVENAADIADTATMDLAVDGRLDASNLTVRQYDGNESTWTTPTVTRVNGSLWVTVSEFSTFAVTERVPDVTVDGATVGSTEVTAGEAVTVTGTVTNDGLADGTATLGLRADGSRVGAATVTVPAGENRTVAAEHTFAEAGAYRLALGNSTAGTVAVTAEPTPDTLTPGTETDAPPATATVDNVAAGTGPGFGPVVGLVAVVLSVGVAMVALTRGE, encoded by the coding sequence GTGCTGGCCCTGTCGGTCGTCGCCGTCGGACCCGCCGCGGCCGACGACGGGCAGACCTACCACGTCCAGCAGGGCGACCGCTGTATCGAGTTCACGCCGATAGCGGGCGACGGGGACGCAACCTCTTTCTACGGCTACGACGGGTACCGTTCGCTGGGGACCCAAGCCCTCCAGCGGCCCGACACTAGCATCCTGCTGTTGCACGAGGCCCCCGACGGCACCGTGAGTCTCGTCGTCGTCCACGACGAGGTCGAGGCCGACGCGACCGGCGGTGCGGTGTCGTTCACCTTCGAGGGGATGCCCACCACCGGTACGTGGCGCGTCCAAGACGACACCGACGGCGTCGATGTCGGTCCCAGCCCCGATATCTGGGACGTGGGCGGCGAGAACCAGACCGTCTACTGGAACTGGAACCCTCGCTGGACCGACGGCGGGGTGTTCGGTCCCGTCGGAGCGGGACTGGACCTCCGCATCGTGCCGGGGTTCAACGACGATGCCGTCCTCGGCCCCGGGTACGCACCCGGCGAGGTGAACCGCTGGCACCTCCTCTCGGGGAACCGCTCGAACCCGACCCGCCACACGCTCTCGATGACCGACCCCATCCGCATCCGTGAGGGGCCGTGTGGGAGCGGAGCCGACACCAACGTGGCGACTGCGGCGGACGGTGGCCCGGTGTTCCCCGTGTTCGGCATCGAGTCCGCCGCGATGAACCGAACGACGGTCCCCGTTGGCGAACCGGTCGCGGTGTCGGTCGCCGTCGAGAACTACGCCGGGGTCGACCGCGAGTACCGGAGTCTGCTCCGGGCCGACATGGAACTACTGAACAGCACGACGGTACCCATCCCCGGCGAGTCGACTCGCACCGTCACCCACGTCGTGGCCTTCGAGGAGACGGGCACCTACCAGATACGCGACGAGTCCGACTACCTCGGAGATATCGTCGTGACGCCGCCGCCCGAACCGGCCGCCAACGCCACCGCCGAGAACAGCACCGTCGAGGTGGCCGTGACGCACGCCGACCCCGGAACCACGCTCGCCACGGCCCTCCCGGCACCGAACGAGTCCGTCTCAGCCCGCGTCGGCGCGCTCGAACTGACTGTCGGGACCGAAGTCGACCACGCCGAACTGACCGTGGACCACGCCGCCGGGCCGCCCAACGGCACGGCACTCGCCGAGCGTGACGGCCACCGGCTGGTCGAGTACGTCGCCGTCGAGAACGCCGCCGACATCGCCGACACCGCGACGATGGACCTCGCGGTGGACGGGCGTCTCGATGCGTCGAACCTGACGGTCCGGCAGTACGACGGAAACGAGAGCACGTGGACCACGCCCACCGTCACCCGCGTGAACGGGTCGCTCTGGGTCACCGTCTCCGAATTCAGCACGTTCGCCGTCACCGAGCGTGTCCCCGACGTGACCGTGGACGGTGCCACCGTCGGGTCAACCGAGGTCACCGCTGGCGAGGCGGTGACCGTCACCGGGACGGTCACGAACGACGGCCTCGCCGACGGCACGGCCACACTGGGACTCCGTGCCGACGGGTCCCGCGTCGGGGCGGCAACCGTCACCGTCCCGGCCGGCGAGAACCGGACCGTCGCTGCCGAACACACGTTCGCCGAGGCTGGCGCGTACCGCCTCGCCCTCGGGAACAGCACAGCCGGCACCGTCGCTGTGACGGCAGAACCGACGCCGGACACGCTGACACCGGGCACCGAGACGGACGCACCGCCCGCGACGGCCACTGTCGACAACGTGGCCGCCGGGACCGGCCCCGGGTTCGGCCCGGTGGTCGGACTGGTGGCCGTGGTGCTGAGCGTCGGCGTGGCGATGGTGGCACTGACGCGGGGCGAGTAG
- the gltB gene encoding glutamate synthase large subunit — translation MVGQRTTDESAGDAGLADPTDARSNCGVGVVMDLEGGRANDVVADGLELLENLEHRGTTGAEENTGDGSGILLQMPHEFFADELDVDLPPQGEYAVGSFFLPKDDTEATAGLKDIVETELASEGLDVFHWRTVETDNSTLGDTAVESEPRVEQAFVRPEGDVSAETFDKRLYVGRRVVENRIEDEQPDGHHRFYVVSLDRDTIVYKGLLLAEQLPEYYPELTDERMTSTFAMVHARFSTNTLGAWHLAHPYRNIIHNGEFNTIQGNINWMRARETDLTAEGFADHYTDEEMAKLRPIIDDPEQSDTASVDNALELLMETGRDLPHALRMLIPEAWRGEMNMVSEERQDWYDYHASLVEPWDGPALVAATDGERVGAVLDRNGLRPCRYDVLQNGRLVMSSEAGALDHDPADIEERGRLQPGQLFLADPNEGRVIPDEEVFEGLVDEKYAQWVGEEQVQLHRLTDRDPEPRGPVDALRSQQALYGYTYDEVDHLIQPMAEQGKDPIGSMGDDTPLSVLSDFNRPLFTYFKQLFAQVTNPPLDYIREEMVTSLESRLGYQRNLLDETQTHARQLVLDSPILTDEETAAIKDIDENDLSSKVIDITYDPEDDLREAVEQVRAAADEAATEHDILVLSDRNAGEDAIPIPSLLAVGGVHHHLVRNGLRNHVGIVLESGDPRAVHHFATLIGYGAGAVNPYLAYQTIEDLVAGPDGANLDTAIDGYVKAVEDGLLKTMAKMGISTVESYQGAQIFEAVGLDSDFVAEYFEGTTCRTEGIDIEDVESDLRQRYTVAFGDDEPEMERQGEYEHRSDGIHHQWNPQTVGTLQQAVRTGDYEKYKEFAEMINDQNETLQTLRGLLTFDGEERESVPIEDVEPVTDIVERFETAAMSLGSLSPEMHENNAIAMNRLGGRANTGEGGEPPERFDTEKECKTKQVASGRFGVTSDYLSSADQIQIKMAQGSKPGEGGHLPGKKVNEMIAHVRYATPGVGLISPPPLHDIYSIEDLKQLIHDLKAANPDADINVKLVAEDGIGTIAAGVAKANADVVHISGHSGGTGASPKTSIKNAGLPWELGIAEANQMLRATDLRSRIKVTTDGGMKTGRDVAVGTLLGAEGFAFGTASMVTSGCVMARQCHENTCPVGVATQNEDLRDRFPGQPQHVVNYMTFIAQELREIMAELGFETVDEMVGRVDVLRQREDLTHPKAKKLDLSSILAEPAGDDDRYKTREQTHEVDEQLDWDIIDEAEDAIERGDPISLDMDISNVHRAVGATLSNRISTEHGTDGLPDDTIRVDFEGTAGQSYGAFLQDGVTFELTGTANDYVGKGLSGGRLVVNTPADAPYEPEDNTLIGNVALYGATQGEAYVNGQAGERFAVRNSGVKAVVESVGDHGCEYMTGGAVAVLGDTGKNFAAGMSGGVAYVLDREGDFEAKVNRGMVSTFDTLDDRDRRMLRRLVENHVAYTGSDRGQYVLDNWEDELENFVKVLPDAYADIIAEDDEADVRTEPPAAATPTAGGSDDAVPGQADD, via the coding sequence GAGAACCTCGAACACCGCGGGACCACGGGCGCGGAGGAGAACACCGGCGACGGGTCCGGTATCCTCCTCCAGATGCCCCACGAGTTCTTCGCGGACGAACTCGACGTGGACCTCCCGCCGCAGGGCGAGTACGCCGTCGGGTCGTTCTTCCTCCCGAAAGACGACACGGAGGCCACCGCGGGGCTGAAGGACATCGTGGAAACGGAACTCGCAAGCGAAGGGCTGGACGTGTTCCACTGGCGGACTGTCGAGACGGACAACAGCACGCTCGGCGACACCGCCGTCGAGTCCGAGCCACGAGTCGAACAGGCGTTCGTCCGCCCCGAAGGCGACGTTTCGGCCGAGACGTTCGACAAGCGGCTCTACGTCGGCCGTCGGGTCGTCGAGAACCGCATCGAGGACGAACAGCCGGACGGACACCACCGCTTCTACGTCGTCTCCCTCGACCGCGACACTATCGTCTACAAGGGCCTCCTGCTCGCCGAGCAACTCCCCGAGTACTACCCCGAACTCACCGACGAGCGGATGACCTCGACGTTCGCGATGGTCCACGCCCGCTTCTCCACGAACACGCTCGGCGCGTGGCACCTCGCCCATCCGTACCGCAACATCATCCACAACGGCGAGTTCAACACGATTCAGGGCAACATCAACTGGATGCGCGCCCGCGAGACGGACCTCACCGCCGAGGGCTTCGCCGACCACTACACCGACGAGGAGATGGCGAAGCTCAGGCCCATCATCGACGACCCCGAGCAGTCCGACACGGCGAGCGTCGACAACGCGCTCGAACTCCTGATGGAGACGGGTCGTGACCTCCCGCACGCGCTCCGGATGCTCATCCCCGAGGCGTGGCGCGGCGAGATGAACATGGTCAGTGAGGAACGCCAAGACTGGTACGACTACCACGCCTCGCTGGTCGAACCGTGGGACGGTCCCGCGCTCGTTGCAGCGACCGACGGCGAACGCGTCGGTGCGGTACTCGACCGTAACGGCCTGCGACCATGCCGGTACGACGTGCTCCAGAACGGCCGACTGGTCATGTCGAGCGAGGCCGGCGCGCTGGACCACGACCCCGCCGACATCGAGGAGCGCGGGCGTCTCCAGCCCGGACAGCTGTTCCTCGCGGACCCCAACGAGGGGCGGGTCATCCCCGACGAGGAAGTGTTCGAGGGCCTCGTGGACGAGAAGTACGCCCAGTGGGTCGGCGAAGAGCAGGTGCAGTTGCACCGACTCACGGACCGCGACCCCGAACCGAGAGGGCCCGTCGACGCCCTACGCTCCCAGCAGGCACTGTACGGCTACACCTACGACGAGGTGGACCACCTCATCCAGCCGATGGCCGAACAGGGGAAAGACCCCATCGGGTCGATGGGCGACGACACGCCGCTGTCGGTGCTGTCGGACTTCAATCGCCCGCTGTTCACCTACTTCAAGCAACTGTTCGCACAGGTGACGAACCCGCCGCTCGACTACATCCGCGAGGAGATGGTCACCTCGCTGGAGTCACGGCTGGGGTACCAGCGGAACCTGCTGGACGAGACGCAGACCCACGCCCGGCAACTCGTTCTCGACTCGCCCATCCTGACCGACGAGGAGACGGCGGCCATCAAAGACATCGACGAGAACGACCTCTCCTCGAAGGTCATCGACATCACCTACGACCCCGAGGACGACCTGCGCGAAGCCGTCGAACAGGTCCGTGCCGCCGCGGACGAGGCGGCGACCGAACACGACATCCTCGTCCTCTCGGACCGCAACGCGGGGGAAGACGCCATCCCGATTCCGAGTCTGCTCGCGGTGGGCGGCGTCCACCATCACCTCGTTCGCAACGGCCTGCGCAACCACGTCGGTATCGTCCTCGAATCGGGCGACCCGCGTGCAGTCCACCACTTCGCCACCCTCATCGGCTACGGTGCGGGCGCGGTCAACCCCTACCTCGCCTATCAGACTATCGAGGACCTCGTGGCCGGTCCGGACGGCGCGAACCTCGACACGGCCATCGACGGCTACGTCAAGGCCGTCGAGGACGGTCTGCTGAAGACGATGGCCAAGATGGGTATCTCGACGGTCGAGAGTTATCAGGGTGCCCAGATTTTCGAGGCGGTCGGCCTCGATTCGGACTTCGTCGCCGAGTACTTCGAGGGCACGACCTGCCGGACGGAAGGTATCGACATCGAGGATGTCGAGTCCGACCTCCGCCAACGGTACACCGTCGCCTTCGGCGATGACGAACCCGAGATGGAGCGGCAGGGCGAGTACGAACACCGCTCGGACGGTATCCACCACCAGTGGAACCCACAGACCGTCGGCACGCTCCAACAGGCGGTCCGCACCGGCGACTACGAGAAGTACAAGGAGTTCGCGGAGATGATAAACGACCAGAACGAGACACTCCAGACGCTCCGCGGCCTCCTCACCTTCGACGGCGAAGAACGGGAGTCCGTCCCCATCGAGGACGTCGAACCCGTCACCGACATCGTCGAGCGGTTCGAGACGGCGGCGATGAGTCTCGGGAGTCTCTCGCCGGAGATGCACGAGAACAACGCTATCGCCATGAACCGCCTCGGCGGACGGGCGAACACCGGCGAAGGTGGCGAACCGCCCGAGCGGTTCGACACCGAAAAGGAGTGCAAGACCAAACAGGTCGCCTCCGGTCGCTTCGGCGTCACCTCCGACTACCTCTCCTCGGCCGACCAGATTCAAATCAAGATGGCACAGGGGTCGAAGCCCGGGGAGGGCGGCCACCTGCCGGGCAAGAAGGTCAACGAGATGATTGCACACGTCCGGTACGCGACACCGGGCGTCGGCCTCATCTCGCCGCCGCCGCTGCACGACATCTACTCCATCGAGGACCTCAAGCAGCTCATCCACGACCTGAAGGCGGCGAACCCCGACGCGGACATCAACGTGAAGCTCGTCGCCGAGGACGGTATCGGTACCATCGCGGCGGGCGTCGCCAAGGCCAACGCCGACGTGGTCCACATCTCGGGTCACTCCGGCGGGACCGGCGCGTCGCCGAAGACGAGCATCAAGAACGCGGGCCTGCCGTGGGAACTGGGCATCGCCGAAGCCAACCAGATGCTCCGGGCGACGGACCTGCGCTCGCGCATCAAGGTCACCACCGACGGCGGCATGAAGACGGGCCGCGACGTGGCCGTGGGCACTCTGTTGGGTGCGGAAGGGTTCGCCTTCGGTACGGCGTCGATGGTCACCTCCGGCTGTGTGATGGCCCGGCAGTGTCACGAGAACACCTGCCCCGTCGGCGTCGCCACGCAGAACGAGGACCTGCGTGACCGCTTCCCCGGACAACCCCAACACGTCGTCAACTACATGACCTTCATCGCGCAGGAACTGCGCGAAATCATGGCCGAACTCGGCTTCGAGACGGTCGACGAGATGGTCGGCCGCGTCGACGTGCTCCGCCAGCGTGAGGACCTGACTCACCCCAAGGCGAAGAAACTCGACCTCTCGTCCATCCTCGCGGAACCCGCGGGCGACGACGACCGCTACAAGACCCGCGAGCAGACCCACGAAGTCGACGAGCAACTCGACTGGGACATCATCGACGAGGCCGAGGACGCCATCGAGCGCGGCGACCCCATCTCGCTCGACATGGACATCTCGAACGTCCACCGTGCCGTCGGCGCGACGCTCTCGAACCGCATCTCCACCGAACACGGCACGGACGGCCTGCCCGACGACACCATCCGGGTCGACTTCGAGGGGACCGCCGGACAGTCCTACGGTGCCTTCCTACAGGACGGCGTGACCTTCGAGTTGACCGGGACCGCCAACGACTACGTCGGCAAAGGGCTCTCCGGCGGCCGCCTCGTCGTCAACACGCCCGCCGACGCGCCCTACGAACCGGAGGACAACACCCTCATCGGCAACGTCGCACTCTACGGCGCGACCCAAGGCGAGGCCTACGTCAACGGACAGGCCGGCGAACGCTTCGCCGTCCGCAACTCCGGCGTGAAAGCCGTCGTCGAATCGGTCGGCGACCACGGCTGTGAGTACATGACCGGTGGGGCCGTCGCGGTGCTGGGCGACACGGGCAAGAACTTCGCGGCCGGGATGTCCGGCGGCGTCGCCTACGTGCTGGACCGCGAAGGCGACTTCGAGGCGAAGGTCAACCGCGGCATGGTCTCGACGTTCGACACGCTGGACGACCGGGACCGCCGGATGCTCCGCCGCCTCGTCGAGAACCACGTCGCCTACACCGGCAGCGACCGTGGCCAGTACGTGCTGGACAACTGGGAGGACGAACTCGAGAACTTCGTGAAGGTCCTGCCCGACGCCTACGCGGACATCATCGCGGAGGACGACGAGGCCGACGTGCGCACCGAACCGCCCGCCGCCGCCACGCCGACTGCGGGCGGGAGCGACGACGCCGTGCCCGGACAGGCCGACGACTAG